The following are encoded in a window of Arthrobacter antioxidans genomic DNA:
- a CDS encoding metal ABC transporter ATP-binding protein, whose translation MTTHREAEPVPVIDVRHLTVRYHDVLALDDVSVRLAPGRICGLIGVNGSGKSTLFTALMGLLTPQEGSVELFGTSIARARKTGLVAYMPQAEGVDWTFPVSVSDVVGMGLYGRLGTARRLRAADRAAVDDALERVGLSDLRKRQIGQLSGGQRKRVFIARSIAQDARLLLLDEPFAGVDRSSEHTMTALLKALRDEGRSVLVSTHDLAGVPDLCDEAVLLHQRVLAQGEPSRVLTHDNLALAFGPLPAGIPSASPAPDAAPSSNGAS comes from the coding sequence ATGACCACCCACCGGGAGGCGGAGCCCGTGCCCGTCATCGACGTGCGGCACCTCACCGTCCGCTACCACGACGTGCTGGCGCTCGACGACGTCAGCGTGCGCCTCGCGCCCGGGCGGATCTGCGGGCTCATCGGCGTCAACGGGTCCGGGAAGTCGACCCTCTTCACCGCACTCATGGGTCTCCTCACGCCGCAGGAAGGCTCCGTGGAGCTCTTCGGCACCTCCATCGCCCGGGCCAGGAAGACCGGGCTCGTCGCCTACATGCCGCAGGCCGAGGGGGTCGACTGGACCTTCCCGGTGTCGGTGTCCGACGTCGTCGGCATGGGCCTGTACGGGCGGCTCGGGACGGCGCGCCGGCTGCGGGCGGCCGATCGGGCGGCCGTGGACGACGCCCTGGAGCGCGTGGGGTTGTCGGACCTGAGGAAGCGCCAGATCGGGCAGCTGTCCGGTGGGCAGCGCAAACGCGTGTTCATCGCCCGGAGCATCGCCCAGGACGCCCGGCTCCTGCTCCTCGACGAGCCCTTCGCGGGGGTCGACCGGTCGAGCGAGCACACCATGACCGCACTGCTGAAGGCGCTGCGGGACGAGGGGCGGTCGGTGCTCGTGTCCACGCACGACCTCGCGGGCGTGCCGGACCTCTGCGACGAGGCCGTCCTCCTGCACCAGCGCGTCCTGGCGCAGGGCGAGCCGTCGCGGGTCCTGACCCACGACAACCTCGCCCTCGCCTTCGGTCCCCTGCCCGCCGGCATCCCCTCCGCCTCCCCCGCCCCCGATGCGGCTCCCTCCTCGAACGGAGCATCCTGA
- a CDS encoding metal ABC transporter permease, whose translation MDVLAFLLEPLQYGFLTRALAVTVAAAVVAAVLSCWLILMGWSLMGDAVSHAVLPGVALAYIIGIPFSIGAFVFGIGAVALIGLVRSTTKLKADTVIGVVFTGLFAAGLAIVSATPSQIDLMHILFGNVLGVSDGDVRQVLVLGALTLTVLLVKRRDLTLLAFDRTHAHVIGLNTRFLSALLLGLLALTVVVGLQAVGIILVVAMLITPGATAFLLSRSFDRMLVIAVVLTVAASVAGIYASYYLDISTGAAVVLCQALVFAVVYLVGRPDGVLWQARRRRTAAAPSGTPDASSLRDAR comes from the coding sequence ATGGACGTCCTCGCGTTCCTCCTCGAACCGCTCCAGTACGGCTTCCTCACGCGCGCCCTCGCCGTCACCGTCGCGGCGGCCGTCGTCGCCGCGGTGCTCTCCTGCTGGCTCATCCTCATGGGGTGGTCGCTGATGGGCGACGCCGTCTCGCACGCCGTCCTGCCCGGCGTCGCCCTCGCCTACATCATCGGCATCCCCTTCTCCATCGGCGCCTTCGTCTTCGGCATCGGGGCCGTGGCGCTCATCGGACTGGTCCGGTCCACCACCAAGCTGAAGGCCGACACCGTGATCGGCGTGGTCTTCACCGGCCTCTTCGCCGCCGGTCTGGCCATCGTCTCGGCCACGCCGTCGCAGATCGACCTCATGCACATCCTGTTCGGCAATGTGCTCGGGGTATCCGACGGCGATGTCCGGCAGGTGCTGGTCCTGGGCGCGCTGACCCTCACGGTCCTGCTGGTGAAGCGGCGTGACCTCACCCTGCTGGCCTTCGACCGCACGCACGCCCACGTGATCGGCCTGAACACCCGGTTCCTGTCCGCGCTCCTCCTCGGCCTGCTCGCCCTCACCGTCGTCGTGGGCCTCCAGGCCGTGGGCATCATCCTCGTCGTGGCCATGCTGATCACGCCCGGAGCCACGGCGTTCCTCCTCTCCCGCAGCTTCGACCGCATGCTGGTGATCGCCGTCGTGCTGACCGTGGCCGCGTCCGTGGCCGGCATCTACGCCAGCTACTACCTCGACATCTCCACCGGCGCCGCCGTCGTGCTGTGCCAGGCCCTCGTGTTCGCCGTCGTCTACCTCGTGGGCAGGCCCGACGGCGTGCTGTGGCAGGCACGACGACGGCGCACGGCGGCCGCTCCGTCCGGCACGCCGGACGCGTCATCGCTCCGGGACGCCCGATGA
- a CDS encoding metal-dependent transcriptional regulator — translation MTGRRGAVLSIESTSVQDYVKAIYAFTEWQADPITATHLAARLAVANSSVTGMVGKLVDLGLAEHRKYGPISLTPSGRALALAMVRRHRLIETFLVTELGYGWDEVHDEAELLEHTVSEAFVERLDVKLGRPARDPHGDPIPGADGRVRYPPAHRLDGLDEGHRGRLARVSDDDPDVLRLLDRHGVALDADLLVARRGAGPLIELRLGVGPSAPSLSADGTLAQALWIESTAAHEGCTLDAGLG, via the coding sequence ATGACGGGCCGCCGGGGCGCGGTGCTCAGCATCGAATCGACCAGCGTGCAGGACTACGTGAAGGCCATCTACGCGTTCACGGAGTGGCAGGCGGACCCGATCACCGCCACGCATCTGGCCGCCCGCCTCGCGGTCGCCAACTCCTCCGTCACCGGGATGGTCGGCAAGCTCGTGGACCTGGGCCTGGCCGAGCACCGCAAGTACGGGCCCATCAGCCTCACGCCGTCGGGCCGGGCGCTCGCCCTCGCGATGGTGCGCCGCCACCGGCTCATCGAGACCTTCCTCGTCACGGAGCTCGGCTACGGCTGGGACGAGGTGCACGACGAGGCGGAGCTGCTCGAGCACACGGTCTCGGAGGCCTTCGTCGAGCGTCTCGACGTGAAACTCGGCCGGCCCGCGCGCGATCCGCACGGTGACCCCATCCCGGGCGCGGACGGCCGTGTCCGCTACCCGCCGGCGCACCGGCTCGACGGCCTCGACGAGGGCCACCGCGGCAGGCTCGCCCGGGTCAGCGACGACGATCCCGATGTGCTGCGCCTCCTCGACCGGCACGGCGTGGCCCTCGACGCCGACCTCCTGGTGGCCCGACGCGGCGCCGGTCCGCTGATCGAGCTGCGCCTCGGCGTGGGCCCCTCCGCACCGAGCCTCTCCGCGGACGGGACCCTCGCGCAGGCGCTCTGGATCGAGAGCACGGCGGCACACGAGGGCTGCACGCTCGACGCCGGGCTCGGCTGA
- a CDS encoding carboxylate-amine ligase: MTTLGLEEEYLLLDPRSGLPAHHAAEVEGMLESHPEVGPDEIQRELRSCQIETATPVCSTLTEAEESLLNFRRRFADAAARTGSIGAATGTAPRIPQAYPELTDKQRYEDLRASAPGIVGDQFVNGLHVHVGVPDPERGVQALNRIRPWIPLLAALGVNSPYWLGRDSGFASWRVIHYRRWAVQGIAPYFADAADYERRITRLAATGAILDRGVLTWVARLSDHYPTLELRACDVQLEAQDSVLLGALTRALVVTELQAAEAGTAPLVPDPELLDAALWQAARDGMGRHLVDLATAEPVPAERHLAAFLEHVGPALEAEGDTDWVKAGLETIAERGTGAQRQRRAMHDGGPQELLSLYTETLTYEP; encoded by the coding sequence ATGACCACTCTCGGTCTCGAAGAGGAGTACCTGCTCCTCGACCCGCGGTCGGGACTGCCCGCCCATCACGCCGCCGAGGTGGAGGGCATGCTCGAATCCCACCCCGAGGTCGGCCCGGACGAGATCCAGCGTGAGCTGCGGTCGTGCCAGATCGAGACGGCCACCCCGGTCTGCTCCACCCTGACCGAGGCGGAGGAATCGCTGCTGAACTTCAGGAGGAGGTTCGCGGACGCGGCCGCCCGCACGGGGAGTATCGGTGCGGCGACCGGCACGGCACCTCGGATCCCCCAGGCGTATCCGGAACTCACCGACAAGCAGCGCTACGAGGACCTCCGGGCCAGCGCCCCCGGTATCGTCGGCGACCAGTTCGTGAACGGCCTCCACGTGCACGTGGGCGTACCGGATCCCGAGCGGGGCGTCCAGGCACTCAACCGGATCCGGCCGTGGATCCCCCTGCTGGCCGCCCTCGGCGTCAATTCGCCGTACTGGCTGGGCCGCGACAGCGGGTTCGCCAGCTGGCGGGTCATCCACTACCGGCGCTGGGCCGTCCAGGGGATCGCCCCGTACTTCGCCGATGCCGCCGACTACGAACGCCGGATCACGCGGCTCGCCGCCACGGGCGCGATCCTCGACCGCGGTGTCCTCACCTGGGTGGCGCGGCTCTCCGACCACTACCCCACGCTGGAGCTCAGGGCATGCGACGTCCAGCTCGAGGCCCAGGACTCGGTGCTGCTCGGCGCCCTGACGCGCGCGCTCGTCGTCACGGAACTCCAGGCGGCCGAGGCAGGCACCGCTCCCCTCGTCCCGGATCCGGAACTGCTCGACGCGGCCCTCTGGCAGGCCGCACGCGACGGCATGGGACGCCACCTCGTGGACCTCGCCACGGCGGAGCCGGTGCCCGCGGAGCGGCACCTCGCGGCCTTCCTCGAGCACGTCGGCCCCGCCCTCGAGGCCGAGGGCGACACGGACTGGGTGAAGGCCGGCCTCGAGACCATCGCCGAACGCGGCACCGGCGCACAGCGCCAGCGCCGCGCCATGCACGACGGCGGCCCCCAGGAACTGCTGTCCCTCTACACGGAGACCCTCACGTACGAACCGTGA
- a CDS encoding alpha-galactosidase gives MTSEPLHFSRGGTSVVLDPHPHGMPTIAYWGPGLGDVSLDELRGITAAHQPQRVSGGIDVPALLTLLPLESAGWQGTPGLTGDRAGAQLYPRFTVTSMDRQPEGDGALVEARDDDAGLTVRAHLGLTASGLFTQRLELTNTGDDDYEVRALNLFFPLHHTAAEILDTTGRHLRERSPQRHALTTGTYTRTSRRGRPGADATVLLAAGTRGFGFEHGHVQGIHLAWSGNQQVLAEKTPAGSVFLAAGEVLAPREVVLAPGESYSTPPAVGSWGHGLNELSGRFHRDLRARASHPQRPRPVTLNTWEAVYFALDLPRLLALADRAASLGVERFVLDDGWFRGRRDDTSSLGDWYVDETVWPDGLAPIIDHVRRLGMEFGLWFEPEMVNTDSDLARAHPDWILQAEGRLPLPGRQQQVLNLGHPDAYAYILERLDDILTNNDIAYVKWDHNRDLLEAADARTGQAAVHRHVEALYRLLDELRRRHPGLEIESCASGGARVDLGILARTDRIWTSDCIDPIERLVNQKYTGLVVPPELLGMHIGGPVSHSTGRAHTLPFRAATAIFGHFGIEWDISDLTEAEYEILGRYVGLHRSWRDDLHRGSVVHAECPDPAMDLRGIVSGDRRRALFGYSLTASSASYPPGPLTFPGLDPEALYEVRPAVPEEGHPGNGQSPLAWLQRALDGDPVRLSGRALAQAGVQAPVLLPEQSLLIEFRAVGA, from the coding sequence ATGACCTCCGAACCCCTCCACTTCTCCCGCGGCGGCACCAGCGTGGTGCTCGATCCGCATCCCCACGGCATGCCGACCATCGCCTACTGGGGTCCGGGCCTCGGCGACGTCAGCCTCGACGAGCTGCGCGGGATCACCGCGGCACACCAGCCCCAGCGCGTGTCCGGCGGGATCGACGTCCCGGCCCTCCTGACCCTCCTGCCCCTCGAGTCCGCCGGCTGGCAGGGGACCCCCGGACTGACGGGCGACCGCGCGGGCGCCCAGCTCTACCCGCGGTTCACGGTGACCTCGATGGACCGGCAGCCCGAGGGCGACGGCGCACTCGTCGAGGCGCGCGACGACGACGCCGGACTCACCGTGCGCGCGCACCTCGGCCTCACGGCGTCCGGCCTGTTCACGCAGCGCCTGGAGCTCACCAACACGGGCGACGACGACTACGAGGTGCGCGCGCTCAATCTGTTCTTCCCGCTGCACCACACGGCGGCCGAGATCCTCGACACCACCGGGCGGCACCTGCGTGAGCGGTCGCCGCAGCGCCACGCGCTGACCACGGGCACCTACACGCGGACGAGCAGGCGCGGCAGGCCGGGCGCGGACGCCACGGTCCTCCTCGCTGCGGGGACCCGCGGTTTCGGGTTCGAACACGGCCACGTCCAGGGCATCCACCTCGCCTGGAGCGGCAACCAGCAGGTGCTCGCCGAGAAGACCCCCGCGGGTTCCGTGTTCCTCGCGGCAGGCGAGGTGCTGGCCCCTCGCGAGGTCGTCCTGGCACCGGGGGAGAGCTACTCCACCCCGCCGGCCGTCGGGTCCTGGGGACACGGTCTGAACGAACTGTCCGGCCGGTTCCACCGGGACCTCCGGGCCCGGGCCTCGCACCCGCAGCGGCCCCGGCCGGTCACGCTCAACACGTGGGAGGCGGTCTACTTCGCGCTGGACCTCCCGCGCCTGCTGGCCCTCGCGGACCGCGCGGCGTCCCTCGGCGTCGAACGGTTCGTGCTCGACGACGGCTGGTTCCGCGGGCGGCGCGACGACACCTCCAGCCTCGGCGACTGGTACGTGGACGAGACGGTGTGGCCCGACGGACTGGCGCCGATCATCGACCACGTGCGGCGCCTCGGCATGGAGTTCGGCCTGTGGTTCGAACCCGAGATGGTCAACACCGATTCGGACCTGGCGCGCGCCCATCCGGACTGGATCCTGCAGGCGGAAGGCCGACTGCCGCTCCCGGGCCGCCAGCAGCAGGTGCTGAACCTCGGCCATCCGGACGCCTACGCCTACATCCTCGAACGCCTCGACGACATCCTGACGAACAATGACATCGCCTACGTCAAGTGGGACCACAACCGGGACCTGCTCGAGGCGGCGGACGCGCGCACGGGCCAGGCCGCCGTCCACCGGCACGTCGAGGCGCTCTACCGGCTGCTCGACGAACTGCGCCGCCGTCATCCGGGCCTCGAGATCGAGAGCTGCGCCTCGGGCGGTGCACGCGTGGACCTCGGGATCCTCGCACGGACGGACCGCATCTGGACGAGCGACTGCATCGACCCGATCGAACGGCTCGTGAACCAGAAGTACACGGGCCTCGTCGTGCCGCCGGAACTGCTGGGCATGCACATCGGCGGTCCGGTCTCGCACTCGACGGGCCGCGCCCACACCCTGCCGTTCCGGGCCGCCACCGCGATCTTCGGCCACTTCGGCATCGAATGGGACATCTCGGACCTGACGGAGGCGGAGTACGAGATCCTCGGCCGCTACGTGGGCCTCCACCGGTCCTGGCGCGACGACCTGCACCGCGGGAGCGTGGTGCATGCCGAGTGCCCGGACCCCGCGATGGACCTGCGGGGCATCGTGTCCGGGGACCGGCGCCGCGCCCTGTTCGGCTACTCGCTCACCGCGTCGAGCGCGAGCTACCCGCCGGGGCCCCTGACCTTCCCGGGACTGGACCCCGAGGCGCTGTACGAAGTGCGCCCCGCGGTCCCGGAGGAGGGGCATCCGGGCAACGGACAGTCGCCGCTGGCCTGGCTGCAGCGGGCCCTCGACGGGGATCCGGTGCGCCTGTCCGGCCGCGCCCTGGCCCAGGCCGGCGTCCAGGCACCCGTGCTGCTGCCCGAGCAGAGCCTGCTGATCGAGTTCCGCGCGGTCGGCGCGTAG
- the smpB gene encoding SsrA-binding protein SmpB — MPKESGRKVVATNRKAFHDYAVLDTYEAGLALMGTEVKSLRAGRASLVDGYAVFYNDELWLEGIHISEYSQGSWTNHAARRRRKLLLHREELTKISQKIRESGFTLVPLQLYFLNGRAKVEIAVARGKRDYDKRQTLREKQDNREALRAMREKNLGA, encoded by the coding sequence GTGCCGAAGGAAAGTGGCCGGAAAGTGGTGGCCACCAATCGGAAGGCCTTCCACGACTACGCCGTGCTCGACACCTACGAGGCCGGGCTCGCCCTGATGGGAACCGAGGTGAAGTCCCTGCGTGCCGGACGCGCCTCCCTCGTCGACGGCTACGCGGTCTTCTACAACGACGAGCTCTGGCTCGAAGGCATCCACATCTCCGAGTACTCGCAGGGCAGTTGGACCAACCACGCCGCGCGTCGCCGGAGGAAGCTGCTGCTGCACCGCGAGGAACTCACCAAGATCTCGCAGAAGATCCGCGAGTCCGGCTTCACCCTCGTCCCGCTCCAGCTCTACTTCCTCAACGGCAGGGCCAAGGTGGAGATCGCCGTCGCGCGGGGCAAGCGCGACTACGACAAGCGGCAGACCCTGCGCGAGAAGCAGGACAACCGGGAAGCGCTGCGCGCCATGCGTGAGAAGAACCTCGGGGCATGA
- a CDS encoding peptidoglycan DD-metalloendopeptidase family protein — protein sequence MMLNARGHVRATGSSWWARQDQRTHLVRGAAGTSIALVVALALGSPVVADELDDRKSALENEVAEVQQSMEYLDADIAETIGALRTYQGQLPAAQQSLADAQGRVETAADDVGALAVRVDLAQETKTKITEELRADRQEMDETREVIGQIATEAYKNGGVPTNVSLLLGADGVEDFTRSMDMVDQAMRSQNAAMARLSEQNATNANSQARLIAVEAEIAKLKEKADAALAAEQSARDAAAGEKAKVDRLVADTSALSAKLQEQKPVIEAELAGIEKAQQQVNADIAERQRRQIEEARKAEEARQKAEQERLRAEAEAAAAAEEARRRADAEAAAAAETARRAAEAAAANKPAPAPVQPQAVAPVAPVIPDPPAAAPSTPTAFGLRSPVGGPISSGFGWRPTPVGTIDFNGTGGYVHTGIDYGVGCGTPLYAPAAGEVWYADSNVLPGAGNRIVLNHGVVGGNALATNYYHLTDYVVSVGQRVSAGQLIGYTGTTGNSQGCHLHFETMLNGTLVDPLGLLGS from the coding sequence ATGATGCTCAATGCCCGGGGACACGTGCGCGCAACAGGATCATCGTGGTGGGCGCGGCAGGACCAGCGGACGCACCTCGTCCGCGGTGCCGCGGGGACATCGATCGCGCTCGTCGTGGCTCTCGCCCTCGGCTCCCCGGTGGTGGCGGACGAGCTCGACGACCGCAAGAGCGCCCTCGAGAACGAGGTCGCGGAGGTCCAGCAGTCCATGGAGTACCTCGATGCGGACATCGCCGAGACCATCGGCGCGCTCAGGACCTACCAGGGGCAACTCCCCGCAGCGCAGCAGTCCCTGGCGGACGCCCAGGGCCGGGTCGAGACGGCGGCGGACGACGTCGGGGCCCTCGCGGTGCGCGTCGACCTGGCGCAGGAGACGAAGACGAAGATCACCGAGGAGCTCCGCGCCGACCGGCAGGAGATGGACGAGACCCGCGAGGTGATCGGCCAGATCGCCACCGAGGCCTACAAGAACGGCGGGGTCCCCACCAACGTGTCGCTGCTCCTGGGCGCCGACGGCGTCGAGGACTTCACACGGTCGATGGACATGGTGGACCAGGCAATGCGCAGCCAGAACGCCGCGATGGCCCGGTTGTCCGAGCAGAACGCCACGAACGCGAACAGCCAGGCGCGCCTGATCGCCGTCGAGGCCGAGATCGCGAAGCTCAAGGAGAAGGCTGACGCCGCCCTCGCCGCGGAGCAGTCGGCGCGCGACGCCGCGGCAGGGGAGAAGGCGAAGGTGGACCGGCTCGTGGCCGACACCTCGGCCCTGTCGGCGAAGCTCCAGGAACAGAAGCCCGTCATCGAGGCGGAGCTGGCCGGCATCGAGAAGGCGCAGCAGCAGGTCAACGCGGACATCGCCGAGCGCCAGCGCCGTCAGATCGAGGAGGCCCGCAAGGCCGAGGAGGCGCGCCAGAAGGCCGAGCAGGAACGCCTCCGCGCCGAGGCGGAGGCCGCGGCCGCCGCCGAGGAGGCCCGCCGGAGGGCGGACGCCGAAGCCGCCGCAGCAGCGGAGACGGCACGCCGTGCGGCCGAGGCGGCCGCCGCGAACAAGCCCGCGCCCGCTCCGGTGCAGCCCCAGGCGGTCGCCCCCGTGGCACCGGTCATCCCGGACCCTCCCGCCGCCGCGCCGTCGACCCCGACCGCGTTCGGCCTGCGGTCGCCGGTCGGGGGGCCCATCTCGTCAGGCTTCGGGTGGCGCCCGACGCCGGTGGGGACCATCGACTTCAACGGCACGGGTGGCTACGTGCACACGGGTATCGACTACGGGGTGGGCTGCGGCACGCCCCTGTACGCGCCCGCCGCCGGCGAGGTCTGGTACGCGGACTCGAACGTGCTGCCCGGCGCGGGCAACCGGATCGTCCTCAACCACGGCGTGGTCGGCGGCAACGCGCTCGCGACGAACTACTACCACCTCACCGATTACGTGGTCTCCGTGGGGCAGCGCGTCAGCGCGGGCCAGCTGATCGGCTACACGGGCACCACCGGGAACTCCCAGGGCTGCCACCTCCACTTCGAGACCATGCTGAACGGCACGCTCGTGGACCCGCTGGGCCTGCTCGGGTCGTAG
- the ftsX gene encoding permease-like cell division protein FtsX, with protein MRVAFILSEIGSGIRRNLSMVTSVILVTFISLTFVGAAGLFQLQINQMKGYWYDRVQVTIYLCVDNSSAAACATGPVTEDQRAAIEAKLGSEQFAPYVDTVTHETQEEALAHFRDQFANSPIVDSVTADQLPESFRVSLVDAEKYEVIDEAFSSEPGVDAVSDQRDFLEAIFRYMNWASVVALAIAGIMTFCAILLIATTIRLSAFSRRRETGIMRLVGASKAVIQLPFILEGVIAAVIGAVLASATLWGASRFLIDGWLVNAFPQTAFISSQQVLLLVPALILLGALLAGISSLLTLRRYVKV; from the coding sequence ATGAGGGTCGCCTTCATCCTGTCCGAGATCGGCTCGGGCATCCGCCGCAACCTGTCCATGGTCACCTCGGTGATCCTCGTGACCTTCATCTCGCTGACCTTCGTGGGTGCTGCCGGCCTGTTCCAGCTGCAGATCAACCAGATGAAGGGCTACTGGTACGACCGCGTCCAGGTCACCATCTACCTGTGCGTGGACAACTCCTCCGCAGCGGCCTGCGCCACCGGACCGGTGACCGAGGACCAGCGTGCGGCCATCGAGGCGAAGCTCGGGTCCGAGCAGTTCGCACCCTACGTCGACACCGTCACCCACGAGACGCAGGAGGAGGCACTCGCCCACTTCCGCGACCAGTTCGCCAACTCGCCGATCGTCGACTCCGTCACCGCGGACCAGCTGCCCGAATCCTTCCGCGTCAGCCTCGTCGACGCCGAGAAGTACGAGGTCATCGACGAGGCCTTCTCCTCCGAGCCGGGCGTGGACGCGGTCAGTGACCAGCGGGACTTCCTCGAGGCGATCTTCCGCTACATGAACTGGGCATCCGTCGTCGCCCTCGCGATCGCCGGCATCATGACGTTCTGCGCCATCCTGCTGATCGCCACGACCATCCGGCTCTCGGCCTTCAGCCGCCGCCGGGAGACAGGCATCATGCGCCTGGTCGGCGCGTCCAAGGCGGTCATCCAGTTGCCGTTCATCCTCGAGGGGGTGATCGCCGCCGTGATCGGGGCGGTCCTCGCGTCGGCGACGCTGTGGGGGGCCTCGCGCTTCCTGATCGACGGCTGGCTCGTGAACGCCTTCCCGCAGACGGCGTTCATTTCCTCCCAGCAGGTCCTGCTCCTGGTCCCGGCGCTCATCCTGCTCGGTGCCCTCCTCGCGGGGATCTCGTCCCTGCTCACTCTTCGACGATACGTAAAGGTCTGA
- the ftsE gene encoding cell division ATP-binding protein FtsE: MIRFDDVTKTYDPTSQPALDAVSLDIDRGEFVFLVGASGSGKSTFIRLVLKEERASRGAVYVAGQNVANIPSWRVPRLRRGIGVVFQDFRLLPNKTVFANVAFAMQVIGRSRAVIRETVPDVLATVGLEGKNNRMPHELSGGEQQRVAIARAIVNRPGILLADEPTGNLDPTTSMGIMKILDTINQNGTTVVMATHDDDIVNTMRKRVVELRGGSVVRDDAQGIYVGRPEAMAG, from the coding sequence ATGATCAGATTCGACGACGTCACGAAGACCTACGACCCCACGTCGCAGCCCGCCCTCGATGCCGTCTCCCTCGACATCGACCGCGGTGAGTTCGTCTTCCTCGTGGGCGCCTCCGGCTCCGGCAAGTCGACCTTCATCCGTCTGGTGCTCAAGGAGGAGCGGGCCTCCCGGGGCGCGGTCTACGTGGCCGGCCAGAACGTCGCGAACATCCCCAGCTGGCGCGTGCCCCGCCTGCGCCGGGGCATCGGCGTCGTCTTCCAGGACTTCCGCCTCCTCCCCAACAAGACGGTCTTCGCGAACGTCGCCTTCGCGATGCAGGTCATCGGCAGGAGCAGGGCCGTCATCCGCGAGACCGTGCCGGATGTCCTCGCCACCGTGGGCCTCGAGGGCAAGAACAACCGCATGCCGCACGAGCTGTCCGGCGGCGAGCAGCAGCGCGTCGCGATCGCGCGCGCGATCGTCAACCGTCCCGGGATCCTGCTGGCCGACGAGCCCACCGGGAACCTCGACCCCACCACCTCCATGGGCATCATGAAGATCCTCGACACGATCAACCAGAACGGCACCACGGTGGTCATGGCCACGCACGACGACGACATCGTGAACACGATGCGCAAGCGCGTCGTGGAGCTGCGCGGCGGGTCGGTGGTGCGCGACGACGCGCAGGGCATCTACGTGGGTCGGCCCGAAGCGATGGCCGGATGA
- the prfB gene encoding peptide chain release factor 2, protein MATTDFPAEIRALRAKYQSIEQVSDVGGIRKDIEELSEEAGAPDLWDDPAAGQKVTSKLSHRQSALERLETLESRIDDLEVLVGLAQDEDDEDTLAEAERELVSLGRSLDDLEIVTLLAGEWDEREAVVTIRSGAGGVDAADFAEMLLRMYLRWAERHGYPTQVLDTSYAEEAGLKSATFEVKAPYAFGTLSVEAGTHRLVRISPFDNQGRRQTSFAAVEVIPLIEGTDVVEVPDNEIRVDVFRSSGPGGQSVNTTDSAVRLTHLPTGVVVSMQNEKSQIQNRAAAMRVLQSRLLLLKKEQEDAEKKAFAGDVKASWGDQMRSYVLNPYQMVKDLRTNHEVGNTSSVFDGEIDDFIDAGIRWRTNNRNDAG, encoded by the coding sequence ATGGCAACCACCGATTTTCCCGCAGAGATCCGCGCCCTCCGCGCCAAGTACCAGTCCATCGAGCAGGTCTCCGACGTCGGGGGGATCCGCAAGGACATCGAGGAGCTGAGCGAGGAAGCGGGGGCCCCCGACCTCTGGGACGATCCCGCCGCAGGGCAGAAGGTGACCTCGAAGCTGTCGCACCGGCAGTCCGCCCTCGAGCGCCTCGAGACCCTCGAGAGCCGGATCGACGACCTCGAGGTCCTCGTGGGGCTCGCACAGGACGAGGACGACGAGGACACCCTCGCCGAGGCCGAGAGGGAGCTCGTCTCCCTCGGCAGGTCCCTCGACGACCTCGAGATCGTCACGCTGCTGGCCGGGGAGTGGGACGAGCGCGAGGCCGTGGTCACCATCCGCTCCGGCGCGGGCGGCGTGGACGCCGCCGATTTCGCCGAGATGCTCCTGCGCATGTACCTGCGGTGGGCCGAACGCCACGGGTATCCCACGCAGGTCCTCGACACCTCCTACGCGGAGGAGGCGGGCCTCAAGTCCGCGACCTTCGAGGTCAAGGCACCCTATGCCTTCGGCACGCTGTCCGTGGAGGCCGGGACGCACCGCCTCGTCCGCATCAGCCCCTTCGACAACCAGGGCCGCCGCCAGACCTCGTTCGCCGCGGTCGAGGTCATCCCGCTGATCGAGGGGACGGACGTCGTCGAGGTGCCGGACAACGAGATCCGCGTCGACGTCTTCCGGTCCTCGGGCCCCGGCGGCCAGTCGGTGAACACGACCGACTCGGCCGTGCGCCTGACACACCTGCCCACCGGCGTCGTCGTCTCCATGCAGAACGAGAAGTCGCAGATCCAGAACCGTGCCGCCGCCATGCGGGTGCTCCAGTCCCGGCTCCTGCTGCTCAAGAAGGAGCAGGAGGACGCCGAGAAGAAGGCGTTCGCGGGCGATGTCAAGGCCTCCTGGGGTGACCAGATGCGCTCCTACGTCCTGAACCCGTACCAGATGGTCAAGGACCTGCGCACCAATCACGAGGTCGGCAACACGTCGTCCGTGTTCGACGGCGAGATCGACGACTTCATCGACGCCGGGATCCGCTGGCGCACCAACAACCGCAACGACGCCGGGTAG